The stretch of DNA TAGCATTAATGGATATTCGTCCAGATTATGCAAACTTAAAAACTGACGATGGAATAAAAAAAGTAAATCCTGAAGAAATAAAAGTTGCTGACATTATCGTGGTAAAACCAGGAGAAAAAGTGGCTCTTGATGGAAAAATTATAAATGGAAGCTCAACTTTTGACACTTCTGCCCTGACAGGAGAATCACTGCCACGTGAAGCAAAAACAGGAGATAACGTCCTAAGTGGATTTATAAATAAGACTGGACTTATAGAAATCGAAGTTACAAAGGTATTTTCTGAATCAACTGTTTCTAAAATACTTAACTTGGTGGAAAATGCAAGCAGTAAAAAATCAAAGACAGAAAATTTCATTACAAAATTCGCAAAATATTACACTCCAGCAGTTGTAATTACAGCCTTGATTATGGCAATTTTCCCTCCATTATTAATTTCAGGTGCAACATTTACCGACTGGATTTACCGTGCTTTAATATTCCTTGTTGTATCTTGTCCATGTGCTTTAATTATCTCTATTCCATTAGGATTTTTTGGTGGAATTGGCGGTGCTTCAAAACACGGAATTCTGGTAAAAGGTGCAAATTATCTGGAAGCATTGAACGATGTGGAAAGTATCGTTATGGACAAGACTGGAACTTTAACAAAAGGTGTATTCAAAGTTACTGAAATTAACGTTGAAAATAATGTAAAAATAAATGATTTTGAAAATAATAAAACTGACTTGACACAACCCTTATTATTAAAATATGCTGCACACATTGAAAAATTTTCTACTCACCCTATTGCCCAGTCAATAGTGTCTGAATATGAAAATTCTGCTACAAAAACTGATGAAAGCATTGTAAAAGATTTTGAAGAAATTTCAGGATTTGGAATAAAAGCTAACATAAATAATCATCAAGTCTTGGCTGGAAATTCCAAATTAATGAACTCTGAAAATATTGAATTTACTGAAAAAGAAAATTTAGGAACCGTAATTTACATTGCATTTGACGGACAATATATCGGAAATATCCTGATTTCTGATGAAATAAAAGCAGATTCTCCAAAAGCAATCAAAGGAATGAAAGCTAATGGAATAAAAGAAATTGTAATGCTAACAGGTGATAACAAGGCAATTGGTAAAAATATCGCCCAAAAACTTGGAATTGACAAAGTGTTTGCTGAACTGCTTCCAAATGAGAAAGTTGAAAAGCTGGAAGAAATTTACAAGACTAAAAGTGAAAAAGGGAAAGTTGTATTTGTCGGAGATGGAATAAATGACGCTCCTGTACTTGCCAGAGCCGATATTGGAATCGCAATGGGAGGTGTCGGAAGTGATGCCGCCATCGAAGCTGCCGATGTTGTAATAATGAACGACGAACCTTCAAAAATAGTAACTGCTATGAAAATAGCCAAAAAAACTAAAACAATCGTTTGGCAAAACATTACTTTAGCATTTGCTGTAAAATTAATTGTCCTGCTTCTAGGACTTTTCGGTGATGCAACAATGTGGGAAGCTGTATTTGCCGATGTTGGCGTTGCCCTGCTTGCTGTATTAAATGCAACTAGAGTTTTAAAATATAAAGTAAATGAAAATTATTAATTGAAAATATTTTTGGAAATAAATAATTTTTAAACAAAAAAGTGCACTTTGAGGATAAATAAATATCTTTAAGTGTACTTTTTATTTATTTCATACTATTCCCCATTTATATAGCGAATATTTCTAGTTTCTAATGTTATTTAGCATTGACTATGAATTTTTTCAAAAAAAGACTGTCCAAACAACAGCCTTTTCTATCATATTATTATTTAATATTTTTTCAATTTTTATTAAAATCTTCCACCAATATCTTTTCTAAAATACATTCCCTTAAAATTTATACTATTCAAAAGTTTATACGCCTTTTTCTGTGCTTCTTCCAATGTATTTCCCAAAGCTACGGCATTTAATACTCTTCCACCATTTGTCAACAATTTTCCGTCTTCAACTTTTGCTCCACAGATAAACACTTTGTTGTCAGCAGTTTCTTTAAAGTCAAGAACTCCTGTAATTTCATCGCCTTTTTTGTAACTTTCTGGATAACCTCCAGCAGCGGCTACTACACAGCATGAATGTAATGGTTTCCAGCTAACTTTAACTTCCGATAATTTTTTGTCAAAAGATTTTTCTATTAACTCAAGTAAATCATTTTCAAGAAGTGGTAATACCGCCTGAGTTTCCGGATCTCCCATTCTCATATTGTATTCAAGCAGATAAACGCCCTTTTTCGTAATCATTAGCCCAAAGAAAATCACTCCCGCAAAATCCATTTCTTCGGCCTGCATTCCCTTCAAAGTTGGCTCCATTATGTCTGACTTAAATTTTTCAAAAATTTCATCCGTAACAAAAGGATTTGGACTGATAACTCCCATTCCTCCTGTATTTAACCCAGTTTCATCTTCTCCAATCTTTTTGTGATCCTTTGCTGATAATAGTGGCACAATAATTTTGCTGTCTGTGAACGATAAAATCGAAGCCTCCACTCCATCCAGAAATTCTTCGATTACAACTTGACTTCCAGCATTTCCAAATTTCTCATCAACCATTATATCTTCCACAGCCTTAATTGCCTCATTCAGATTTTGAGCAATAATAACACCTTTTCCAGCTGCAAGCCCGCTAGCCTTTATAACCACAGGAAAATCTTTCCAGTTATTCAAAAATTCCTTAGCTTTTTCAGAATTATCAAAAATTTCATAAACTGCCGTCTTTATCCCGTATCTTTTCATAAAATCCTTAGAATAAGCCTTACTTCCCTCAAGAATCGCAGCCTTCTTATCAGGCCCAAATATTTTCAGTCCATTTTTATGAAATTCATCCACAATACCTTGAACAAGCAATTCCTCACTTCCCACAACAGTCAATTCCACATTGTTGTCTCTTGCAAACAAAATATACTCATCAATTGAGCCTAATTTCACACTTTCTGCATTTGGCAGCATTTCTACGCAGGCATTTCCTGGAGCTATAAAAATCTTCTCCACCTTTTCATTTTGAGAAAGTTTCCAGGCAATCGCATGCTCCCTTCCACCAGCACCTACAATTAATATTTTCATCATTTCCTCCTTCAGCATTTCTACATTTCTGACTAACCTATATTTTTCACATCTTTTGAATATATTTTATCATATTTTTTCACAATATTAAATGCAAAAGCTAGAAAAATTTTAACCTATGCTCATTTTATATTTCCAATTCCATTAAATAATCCACCTGCTCATTTTCCACCAGCACAAACACAATTAATTTGTTTAAATATTTCAAACCACAATAAAAAATCAAATACACCTGAAACTTTTACAATTCAATATCAAATTGATACCCATCATCAATAAGCGTATAATCAATATTATGAATTTGACATAATTTTAACACTTTGTCATTATCTCTCAAAACACTTTCCAATGTGCAATAACTATCATCTATCCGACTTTCAACAACATTTGCATGTTTTTTTATATCATCAAAATGCTTATTAATGTAATTTTTACTCATAACCAGACAAATACATCTTATATTTTCTAAATATTCTTTTTCAAAATCTTTTTTCCAGTCAAACGAAATATAGCACCCTTCAACAATAAAATTCTGCTTATTTTCAATAGCCGTTTTTATCATTTCCGAAACAATTGGCCATAACAAATCTGTTAATTCCTCATCACTGCTCATAGCCGTCAATTCGGTATGCCCACTTCGTATAAGCCCCATTTTTAAATGATCAATAGATAAATACGGATACTTATATTTCTCAAGTAGGGTTTGTGCAAGTTTAGTTTTTCCAGTATGAGAAGCTCCCATTATTAAAATTATCATTTTCCCTCCTAATTCTCATCAATTATCAAATGTTGTGGACAATCAAGTAACCAACATTCATTTTCAAAAAACATAAATATTTCTACCTTAGGCTTAAAATCTGTATTCAATATTTTTTCCAGCACTAAATTAATGTTTTTCAATTTCTGTTTTTCATCTTCTATCATTTCCAAAAGTTCTTCTTCCGTTGTATCTTTCCGATATTCTTCATCAGTCTTGATTTCTTTAATATTTTGAAAAATTTCTTTTTCAGCTTCTTTCAATATTTTGTCTATTTTCTCAAATTTATTCAATTGTTTCAAAGAATAAAGATACGGTGCCATATAATTTGCTTCTAAATTAAAATTAACATTCTCTGCATATTTACAATATTTTTCATAATTACCACATAAATAATATAAATCTTTTATATCACCATTATCAATGGTGTTAAAACCTTCATACGTCAACCAATTCAAATATTTTTCATAATCTGTTTTCTCCAGCATTTCAAACTCTTTTATTTTTTCCAAAAGTTTTTCTATATTTCCAGTATCTTTATTTCCTAAATAAATTTTACAAAGATCTCTGTAAAAATGATATTTAATATTGTCTAGATTCTCTATTAACAAATCATCTAAAATTTTTTCAGCTTTTTTATATTCTTTATTTTGAATCAAAATCAGTGCATATCCATAACTGTATTTTGTTTTATCACTCATTTTGCAGGCAATTTCTATATTTTCAAGAGATTTTTGATATATTTTAGCATAAAAACAAATACCTGCAAGTCTGTAATAAATGTCTGCATTATTTGAATTAATTTTTATTGCTTTTTCAAGATAATCAACAGCCTTTTCTTCCATACATCCCATATCTTCACACAAATAAGCCAAATCAGCATATATTCTAAACTTTTCATCTTCTGTCAAAATATCAAAATTCCTTTTCAAAAATGTTTCTAAAATTTCTATACCGTCGCATTTTCTACTCAAATAGCAAACTCCCGCCAACTGACAAACGACTGAAACATCCTCAGGATTTTTTGTGGTTTCTTTCAACAAGTATTTCCTATAATTTTCAAGTGCAGCATCATATTCTGTTCTATCTTCATTTCCCATTTTTTCCCATATTTTATAAATATATTTTTTCATACCTTCATTCAATTTAACTTCAATATCCAACTTCATCTCCCGATTTTTATTTTACACTTATTATAACATCTTTTGCCAAAACAAAAAAGGCTACAATTTTACTTGTAACCTGTATTCTTTCACAATTTATTTATTCTGCTTTTAAATTTCATAATGTATCCACATACTAATGATATTTATTCTTTTCTCTTCTTCTATAACTTCATACACTAGCCTGTGCTGTTTATTAATTCTTCTTGAATAGTAAAGTTTCAAATCTTTAGTTAAAATCTCATAGGACGGTGGTGTTTGAAAAGGATTTTTCTTTATAAGGTTTATTAATTTTTCCACATTATTTTTTAATGCTGGAAATTGCTTTATTTTCTCTTTATCCTTATTAGCTTTTTTCAAAATATAAATTTTGTATTCTTCTACCATTCAAAAGCCTCGTAATCTTCATCAGAAGCATTTTTTGCCGCTTCAATTTTTTCTTTCAATGTTGGATCTGATAACAAGTATAGAGTTTCTAATAAACCATTATATTCAGCTTCGCTAATGATAATAGCATTTCCTTTTTTAGTATTCACATTGATAACATCATTATAATCAATTGCCGACTCTAAATAAGAAAATAAATTTTTTCTCAAATTAGTTGCATTTGTATTTGTCATAAAAATCACTCCTTCCATCTGTGTACACAATACAGTACATCATCATAAAAGTCAAGCAACTTTTTATAATTTCTATTTTTTTCTGCTTTTTATAATTTTCTCAACACTTTTAATAACTTCATAGTCATTTTCATATAATTCCACATTTTTTCCAATAGGAACATACCACAAAAATTTTGAGAAATAATCTTTCAGTTTTTTATCTGAAAAATCATAACCTTTCAACGCATAAGGATAATTTTTCATTATGTTCAGATCAGCATCAGAAATCTTCTTTAATTCATCTTCTTTTAATAATCTTGCGTTATAAGCTGCCTGCATCAAATCATCTGTATATCTAAAACCTTTTTCAGTTTTTTCAGGAAAATAATCCTCAAGGTTCAGATTACGTATTTCTCTTAATCTAAATTCATCTTTAGGACTGAAATCCTTTGTCTTGAAACGTAAATATCCTTTTTTTAATTTTGCATAAAGAACTCTACTTTTTACATTATCATCATATTTTTTATATCTGTAATCAATATTTCCTT from Leptotrichia trevisanii DSM 22070 encodes:
- a CDS encoding type II toxin-antitoxin system Phd/YefM family antitoxin, whose product is MTNTNATNLRKNLFSYLESAIDYNDVINVNTKKGNAIIISEAEYNGLLETLYLLSDPTLKEKIEAAKNASDEDYEAFEW
- a CDS encoding Txe/YoeB family addiction module toxin, which produces MVEEYKIYILKKANKDKEKIKQFPALKNNVEKLINLIKKNPFQTPPSYEILTKDLKLYYSRRINKQHRLVYEVIEEEKRINIISMWIHYEI
- a CDS encoding zeta toxin family protein codes for the protein MIILIMGASHTGKTKLAQTLLEKYKYPYLSIDHLKMGLIRSGHTELTAMSSDEELTDLLWPIVSEMIKTAIENKQNFIVEGCYISFDWKKDFEKEYLENIRCICLVMSKNYINKHFDDIKKHANVVESRIDDSYCTLESVLRDNDKVLKLCQIHNIDYTLIDDGYQFDIEL
- a CDS encoding heavy metal translocating P-type ATPase produces the protein MKTNECTLFIEGVDCPNCAAKIERKLNTLERIKAATVDFLGKRVIVESENFSQDELAEFIQAEVNKIENGVKISTKKLHAHSHSHSHAHAHSHDHSHSHAHGEEDTDKIKKKLLIGGILFVLGIFIPKPLFIPKFAVFLVSYLIIGGDVLLSALKNILKGQVFDENFLMAIATVGAFAIGEYPEGVAVMLFYQLGELFQGIAVNNSRKSIIALMDIRPDYANLKTDDGIKKVNPEEIKVADIIVVKPGEKVALDGKIINGSSTFDTSALTGESLPREAKTGDNVLSGFINKTGLIEIEVTKVFSESTVSKILNLVENASSKKSKTENFITKFAKYYTPAVVITALIMAIFPPLLISGATFTDWIYRALIFLVVSCPCALIISIPLGFFGGIGGASKHGILVKGANYLEALNDVESIVMDKTGTLTKGVFKVTEINVENNVKINDFENNKTDLTQPLLLKYAAHIEKFSTHPIAQSIVSEYENSATKTDESIVKDFEEISGFGIKANINNHQVLAGNSKLMNSENIEFTEKENLGTVIYIAFDGQYIGNILISDEIKADSPKAIKGMKANGIKEIVMLTGDNKAIGKNIAQKLGIDKVFAELLPNEKVEKLEEIYKTKSEKGKVVFVGDGINDAPVLARADIGIAMGGVGSDAAIEAADVVIMNDEPSKIVTAMKIAKKTKTIVWQNITLAFAVKLIVLLLGLFGDATMWEAVFADVGVALLAVLNATRVLKYKVNENY
- the purD gene encoding phosphoribosylamine--glycine ligase, yielding MKILIVGAGGREHAIAWKLSQNEKVEKIFIAPGNACVEMLPNAESVKLGSIDEYILFARDNNVELTVVGSEELLVQGIVDEFHKNGLKIFGPDKKAAILEGSKAYSKDFMKRYGIKTAVYEIFDNSEKAKEFLNNWKDFPVVIKASGLAAGKGVIIAQNLNEAIKAVEDIMVDEKFGNAGSQVVIEEFLDGVEASILSFTDSKIIVPLLSAKDHKKIGEDETGLNTGGMGVISPNPFVTDEIFEKFKSDIMEPTLKGMQAEEMDFAGVIFFGLMITKKGVYLLEYNMRMGDPETQAVLPLLENDLLELIEKSFDKKLSEVKVSWKPLHSCCVVAAAGGYPESYKKGDEITGVLDFKETADNKVFICGAKVEDGKLLTNGGRVLNAVALGNTLEEAQKKAYKLLNSINFKGMYFRKDIGGRF
- a CDS encoding tetratricopeptide repeat protein produces the protein MKLDIEVKLNEGMKKYIYKIWEKMGNEDRTEYDAALENYRKYLLKETTKNPEDVSVVCQLAGVCYLSRKCDGIEILETFLKRNFDILTEDEKFRIYADLAYLCEDMGCMEEKAVDYLEKAIKINSNNADIYYRLAGICFYAKIYQKSLENIEIACKMSDKTKYSYGYALILIQNKEYKKAEKILDDLLIENLDNIKYHFYRDLCKIYLGNKDTGNIEKLLEKIKEFEMLEKTDYEKYLNWLTYEGFNTIDNGDIKDLYYLCGNYEKYCKYAENVNFNLEANYMAPYLYSLKQLNKFEKIDKILKEAEKEIFQNIKEIKTDEEYRKDTTEEELLEMIEDEKQKLKNINLVLEKILNTDFKPKVEIFMFFENECWLLDCPQHLIIDEN